A single Cannabis sativa cultivar Pink pepper isolate KNU-18-1 chromosome 7, ASM2916894v1, whole genome shotgun sequence DNA region contains:
- the LOC133039664 gene encoding uncharacterized protein LOC133039664, translating to MVQELAEPGTIDIRDSESTVSACDYLIHTRHAPDIEVEEVEEEWTTPVRESGEEEEEAERSGTDSVDDSQLNEPFSCEDLVSRVVKSDFTTFVRSFANSFFFVVIADRPARPTLDANKKGVAEILGSLPVQDRDWRLLCTTAKLREHKLIPENASLQREPVYKEPSEKQQERIDKRLSKQTPRQTSDMTFLKSAPVLKIKQKGGTPATSPVVAQKRKSDVMTSLAADSSKKLAKTTQDKGKKVVIDSPVRARDFLAMQEKLLAEIPYEDLASRSTELAVQSMALFMKAAATPSKETDSLKRQNVHFQENIKKLKQEVARMEELNKAKEKELEEVNRAKEQVELELKKSQDTIAEMARDLEAEKESGKKQYDQAVSDYIYTTLSKVPDFDFSLLGAEAAEMAEAFRAMSPTQTQGNLPDETEGVQAEEVENEVVSKIADEAAPDETTPIAPGV from the exons atggtaCAGGAGCTCGCTGAACCTGGGACAATCGATATCCGAGATAGCGAATCCACAGTGTCGGCATGCGACTACCTCATCCATACGAGACACGCtcccgacatcgaggtcgaggaggtggaggaggaatGGACTACTCCGGTCCGCGAATCAGgtgaggaagaagaggaagcggaAAGGAGTGGGACGGACTCGGTCGACGACTCCCAATTGAACGAACCTTTCTCATGCGAAGACCTAGTCTCGAGAGTTGTCAAATCTGACTTCACTACCTTCGTGAG ATCTTTTGCTAACTCGTTTTTTTTTGTtgtcatcgcagatagaccagctcgaccaacGCTTGACGCGAATAAGAAGGGGGTAGCTGAAATTCTTGGgagtcttccggtacaagatcgcgactggcgattactgtgtacgactgccaaattgcgagaacacaaactgatccctgagaacgcgagtcttcaacgggagccaGTATATAAAGAACCATCTGAGAAACAGCAGGAGCGGATAGATAAAcgtctttctaagcaaactcctcgacaaaCTTCAG ACATGACTTTCttgaagtctgcccctgtcctgaagatcaagcaaaagggtggaacaccagcgacttcgccggtcgttgcccagaagaggaagagcgatgtgatgaCTTCGCTTGCTGCAGATTCCTCCAAGAAGTTGGCTAAGACTActcaggacaaggggaagaaagtcgtcatcGACTCTCCTGTTCGTGCTCGCGATTTTCTGGCCATGCAGGAAAAATTACTGGCTGAGATTCCTTACGAGGATCTTGCTTCTCGATCTACTGAACTGGCCGTGCAATCCATGGCTTTGTTCATGAAAGCCGcggctactccttcgaaggaaactgattcgctgaagaggcagaacgtCCATTTTCAAGAGAACATAAAGAAGCTGAAGCAGGAGGTGGCGAGGATGGAGGAGCTTaacaaggccaaggagaaggagctcgaggaaGTCAACAGGGCAAAAGAACAGGTGGAGCTCGAGCTCAAGAAGTCGCAGGACACGATCGCTGAGATGGCTCGCGActtggaggctgagaaagagagTGGGAAGAAACAGTACGATCAGGCTGTGTCTGACTACATTTACACTACTCTTTCCAAGGTCcctgacttcgacttctcgctgCTTGGAGCCGAAGCTGCAGAAATGGCTGAAGCCTTTCGCGCGATGTCTCCTACCCAGACTCAGGGTAACCTTCCTGATGAAACCGAGGGAGTACAGGCTGAAGAGGTCGAGAATGAAGTCGTGAGCAAGATTGCAGACGAGGCTGCTCCTGATGAGACTACTCCCATCGCTCCAGGCGtttga